The region AAGAAATGTTAACAAATGAATATGCAAAGATTATCAGAATTCCACATCCAACTAACCGGCTCTTCAAACTGTACTCTGCAAGCTTACAGACTAATGCACCAAAGGGTTTATTGCCATGTCTTCGTGTTGCTATATGTCAGTACATCATTTCTTTGCTCATGCATTAGACCCAGCGTTGAAATAATAGTGCAATCGCTTCCTATGCGCTACAGCAGTACTGTAGGGTATAGTCCTCTGTCGTTGTACTTGCCCTGCCCCTGCCTGAATCCAGAGGCTGTGCAAGTTTGCTGTatctgatgatgatgatgatgacgtgGCGAATCCAATCTGCATTACTCAAGCTGTTAATTTCCAGGCCagactgtatactgtaatataacCCAACATGATCCTGACCCTGTAGCGGGGACTTAGGTTTGACCACATTCATTTTACTTGCGTGTTATAATATTACTGAGCACATTTTATCCTTACAAAAGAACGCATGACGTAACGAAGCATAGCGTTGCCTACCTGTACAGTGTAGCTCCGAAACGGTCAGGGAGTACCGTGAACCCCACAGCCACGTCACTTCAGCTTTGCACTGTTTCTACTCGAGCACTTTAAAAACAGGACGTACGCAGTTCAAACGCGGCTTCCGTTTCCGgcttgacaggaaagaaggcggAAAAACGCAATGGTATGGGTTCTTATTTTGGTAATAAAGATGTCAGGCGTTACTCGTTTTAAGACTGACCTGATGTCAGAAAGTGTATGTCATTGTTGCGTGTTTGTGAAGAACACTATATAGGTACGTTTAATCACAGTGTGTATATGTTGTCAAGCcacatgtgtgttttgtgttaagcTTAATATAGGTAATTTCAAGAAAAATTAATTGAGGGAAATACAGAAATTAgaaatttatttatgaaatatgtACAGTGGATGCCAGTTATTaacaaccctgataaagacaactttcggcTATTAACAACACCACTTTCCCAtggactttaatgttaatggatttctgatattagcaactgcacgccgCTTATTCATTGCCAGCTTAATTACTAGCTGCCGTGCTAGAGAGCGCACTTGCATGCTTTATAAACACACTTCATGCAgattttataacacactgacttcgcaaCTGTGTAAgcggactgaggcagaatcgaggctttgaaactggctacgaagctgcacgcaaaattgagatggatttacagcaggAGGTGGTACGTTGTAAAAAGTATCGGAGTGTGTCAAAGTGTTGCTGCTGTAGTACAGTGTTACCTTTCGGTTCAGGCGGTGAACGTCGGATGTACTAGAGGCCGCTACAGGCTGCGAAACAAgtggtgttgaaataatagtaacagaGTTAGTTTTATGGGTAGGTTTAGTGTTTATGGTTGGGTGCAAGTCGCATGGATTAATAAATGGTTCTGTTAATCATTGTAAGTGAGGTAAGCTGATTGAAGGAGTGACATGGCGTTTAGTTTAATTAGTTCTGATAAAGAAGTTGTACGGTTTTTGGATAAAGAAGACGGAAGAGATTGAAAGCGGGTTTGCCTTTTGGTGCCGTAGTTGTCTGTATTAGGTACAGCTTTATTTAGTTTCATATTTTTGTAAATCcgtttgaaattgttttattttccgcaTTTAGTTATTctttatattaatgtaataaagGTCAGGGATGAGAAATGTGTAGACTGTTGTGTTTTTGAGCGTGTCAGTGAAGTGTACTGTACCGAGCTGCTTTGTATGAACTGAACCTTTAACTAAATAGTACATCGTATGGTAATGTTCGTGCTGGTCCTGAACACCGAAGCGAAATAGATTTGTATGCATGTGTACTATGAAACGCTATAATTAAACTGCAATAGAGtaattagtgtgtttttttttttttttttttttttcccagaaaaaaTCACATATTGAAGAGTCCCTGAATAGCTGATATTGGACTTTCATGggaacactattttttttttttttttttttttctaggtggtTGAGTAAGTTCTCATAGCTGAGATGCTGTTAAAACACAATCCCGGTGCAATGGTTTGGGCTCTTGCTTTTTGCGCTTTGCTAGCGTTTGCTCCTGAAGGTAAAGCACAGAATACCACAGAACAGTGGGGCCGAGAGCAGCAACGCAACAAGACCGCGCTTCCTTTACAGCTTCTCGCCAGACTGCCAGCGCTCCGTGACGTCATTGTCGAGGAAGGCTCCAGTGCTGTGATTGCGTGTGATGTTACAGGACGTCAGGATGCAGATATTATTTGGTACAACTCCAAGGGTCACGTGCTGGAGGAAGCTGAATTAGGTAAGATGTCGTGTCATGCCTTGCTTCCTACGTCACGTCCTGTATTCACTAGTCAGGTATATCTCAATATGTTATCAAAGGGCTTGCTCAACTGTAGAGAACACTTGGATGGAGTCACCCGAGCTAGCGTAGCATCTtcaaataataatgtaacaaacCCACCTAAATCACTGTGACAACCACGTTGGGGTCCAAGTAGCGTGACCACTGCCACCACTTCTGTTATCCGGTAAGGTCCAGAATGGAGTTAGGTGCGCTTGTGCAACTATTAACAGTAGGTAGGTAGATTGTCCTGTGGCTAAAATGAACAGCAGTCTGGGAGCAGAAGTAATAATTCAAagcttttattaaattacaataaatagttaaaaacctgataaataagaaaaataccaCAGGCTAAAATCCATCATGAAATGTTATCACAATTACAGTCAATAGGGGTGGGCACTCGGTCAGCCAGATTTCCCTAAAGTAGGTCTTTTCACTGGGGTAATTAAAGAGACTAGtgcataaaataatataaatgtgcaACAAATctcaaagaaataacacaaacaaaactcgcttaaatcaataaatatcaGATGTcaacaatcaaataaataataaagcataaaGCCTCCCACTTAGTATAGGGTTATACTGTGTTATGTGTAAGTTATCCCTCGCTCCAGAGTATTGGTGATCTGCCCGCAATATATAGCTAAAACCAGCCCCTCCCCCGTTAGAAAGCATAGAATAATATAGGACAGGATACAGTATACAAGATATTACAAAACAGTTTAAGGACACTGCAGGTAGTGGTAAGGAAGTTCAACGTTACCAATCTGGTATATAGAACATGTGGTGGTGATTCAACAAGCTTTCAGCTTAGCAGCAGTAGAGTTTACCAAATCAGAGTAGGCATTCCGTGATTTCAACTCCAGCGGAGGTTCTCTTTCTATACTTCCTTGCGCTACAATGACACAACTTCACAGTCCACTTCAAACACAATATTCCGTGGTCTCAAAGTTCAAACATCAGTTCTTTCACTACACATGTAGTGCATATACAGCACCCGTCCTGCTCTCTTTCAACCATTGTCAGTCCGTTTTTCATCTACTCCCACAGTCCATTAAGTTATTAGCAGCAGGTACTGTTAATCAAATGAGAGGGTGCAATTGACAGCATCCATTAACAAAGTCGTTATACCGATGGCAGGTGAGGGTGGTTAGTTGAGACAACAATTGATGCGCCCACTAGCAAAGtcactattataataataataataataataataataatacattaaacaaatattactttcttcattttactttttaaaagctgtaaagTGACTGCTGGTGATCTTTTTGTAACATGCGAGACAGATATACAACATTAAAGGACTTCCAGATCCTTAACTGTCAGTGCTGCCAAGTGTAACGGAGGAGTCTGTGATGTACCCAGCCCCTTTGGAAGGACTGTATttgagtattgttttttttcaggaggaAAGTGGCTGGTTTTGGACAGGGGAGTGTTGAACATCACTGTGGTTGCTTTCGAAGACCGAGGCCGCTACACCTGCATTGCGCATAGCTCCTTTGGGAGCTCAAACTACACCATCACCCTGCGTGTGATCTCCACTCATGGCGACATGGGGCTGTACTACGTGATCGTGTGCCTGATCGCCTTCACCATTGTGATGGTCCTCAACATCACCCGTCTGTGCATGATCAGCAGCCACCTGCGCAAGACTGAGCAGGCCATAAACGACTTCTTCCGGACAGAGGGGGCTGAGAAGCTGCAGAAGGCCTTCGAGATCGCCAAGCGCATCCCCATCATCACCTCGGCCAAAACGTTGGAGCTGGCCAAAGTGACCCAGTACAAGACCATGGAGTTTGCCCGGCACATGGAAGACCTGGCACGGAGCATCCCTCTGCCTCCGCTCATTCTCAACTGCAGGGCTTTCGTGGAGGAGATCTTTGAAGCAGTGCGCGTGGATGACCCGCTGCACCCGCGGCATGCGGGCAAAGGGGGCCGGGCCATCGGGGGCTGTCCAGACGGGGTCTTCACCATTGAGTCAGGAGAGGATGCTGTCCCCCCTCAGCAGGGTCAGGAAATTGCAGTGCAGGCATCCGTCCATCCTGCATCGCACTGCCAGCGAGACATGGACACGGTTTCCAGCAGCAGTTGTCGTTCAGTGCAAGACGGATCGACCGCTGTCATGTTGGACCCGAGCGAGCAGAAACATGTGGTTTATTAACATCccatacagcacagtgcagcatTCTTCTCTCCCATCTGCtcccatctatatatatatatatatatatatatatatatatatatatatatatatatatatatatgcagtaaagTGTAAACTggtccattctccactcacttgGCAAGCAGATCCAGCCATTAGGTTTGCTGTGCTGCAAGCAGTTAAAAAGATAGATAAAGATAGGAAACGCACACAATTAATCAGAGATGTGTATGTTTCTAGTTTCTGTATCTGTTTATTAATTCTTACTGTTGGTGCtaaagtaaatatataatttttttctccaaGATAATGACATGCAATACCCATTAGGTGGTGCTGTTGTACACATCTTATGGTGTAGAGACTATGCATTTTAGTACTACCAGCAGTTACAACTAATAAAAGATCTGAGAGGAAATGAAAGTCATTCTCAGAAATGAATATCTGGAATGGGTTTTCCAGTAATGAAACCATGCAAACGGTGCTCACTGTTTACATTGCTCTCCGTGTCTGTAGAACTTGTCAGCTGGTAGTCTACCGTGAACAAGATGGCAAACTAAGACGTGCTGGAATGCATCCTTGAATGGTGCAGTAGCAAGGGAGAGCTGTATTTCCAGTAGTATTTAGGCTGTTATTGAAGACTTTACCCTGCCTTTCGGAAGCACTTCCAGAAGAAGGCTTTCTTGAGCAAACTGGACACCTCTTAAACGAAGTGATCTGACTGCCCTTCTGTCGTCCTGGCTGATTAAAAGGCTGGCATGGCGCAGTGCTAAGctgacatctttttttatttgaccaGCTGTGATGgagtgtgtgtgcttttatttctCCAGATGGTGGTTTTAGTTCCTTTCGCAAAGCCTGTGATGAAGTTGCAGCAGCGAAATCCTCGAACGTTACATGAAGCATTCTGCTCGGGTTTTGGAGTTGGCTCTTGAGCAAAGACGCAGCTGTGCAGTGGGATCACCTTTACTGTGTAAACGCTATTTTGGGGTATTTCACTGGGCTTTGTTCCAATCGTaatctaaattgtttaattgaactgatttaaacctccatccagaccctgaagttgtTCGTTAAACCTGCAGTGGAAGGGCCctgcaggaccaggattggacacccttgTAGGTTTTGATGATAGGAATtgcaatagaatttttttttaaatttttttatccCTTATAGAACGTCACAATTTCCATAAATGTCAGGGAGGTGTAGACATCAGTACAGATCCTGTGCCTCTTCTAAACTCCATTGAATAGCTGTAAAAAATTGCGAGTCATTTTAATAAGCAAG is a window of Polyodon spathula isolate WHYD16114869_AA chromosome 12, ASM1765450v1, whole genome shotgun sequence DNA encoding:
- the LOC121324135 gene encoding microfibril-associated glycoprotein 3-like, which produces MLLKHNPGAMVWALAFCALLAFAPEGKAQNTTEQWGREQQRNKTALPLQLLARLPALRDVIVEEGSSAVIACDVTGRQDADIIWYNSKGHVLEEAELGGKWLVLDRGVLNITVVAFEDRGRYTCIAHSSFGSSNYTITLRVISTHGDMGLYYVIVCLIAFTIVMVLNITRLCMISSHLRKTEQAINDFFRTEGAEKLQKAFEIAKRIPIITSAKTLELAKVTQYKTMEFARHMEDLARSIPLPPLILNCRAFVEEIFEAVRVDDPLHPRHAGKGGRAIGGCPDGVFTIESGEDAVPPQQGQEIAVQASVHPASHCQRDMDTVSSSSCRSVQDGSTAVMLDPSEQKHVVY